The Chryseobacterium geocarposphaerae genome window below encodes:
- a CDS encoding tyrosine-protein phosphatase, protein MKQVIKISFLLIVSVCVFSCKTQQFSVPEYGKNEIENDIKIKKVHNFRTVGNIKNIDGQTLKEGKFYRSAHLNKLKKKSFDELEKLGIKQIIDLRNSKEIAQKPDNLPGDIVYKNYSAFEDEGDQLDQAKKLVLKGKVDGSDADKRMLEFYRNYVTENPEIIKKVITEILDSDQPVLYHCTAGKDRTGIITALILTILKFDKETIYNDYLLSNNYREKLVDKRLNLANNLHFFYPKMDVKVLEKLSWVETDYLDAAFNEINKEYGSIDNYIQKVLGISENKRQEYIQKFTY, encoded by the coding sequence TTGAAACAAGTTATTAAAATATCATTTCTACTTATTGTATCAGTCTGTGTTTTCTCCTGTAAAACGCAGCAATTTTCCGTACCGGAATACGGAAAAAATGAAATAGAAAATGATATTAAAATTAAAAAGGTTCATAACTTCAGAACTGTTGGAAATATTAAAAATATTGACGGGCAAACTTTAAAAGAAGGAAAATTCTACAGAAGCGCACATCTCAATAAGCTAAAGAAAAAATCTTTTGACGAGCTTGAAAAATTAGGAATCAAACAAATTATTGATCTCAGAAATTCAAAAGAAATTGCTCAAAAACCGGATAATCTTCCAGGTGATATTGTTTATAAGAACTATTCTGCTTTTGAAGATGAAGGCGATCAATTGGACCAGGCTAAAAAACTGGTTTTAAAAGGAAAAGTTGATGGTTCAGATGCAGATAAAAGAATGCTTGAATTTTACAGGAATTATGTGACGGAAAATCCTGAAATTATCAAAAAAGTAATCACTGAAATTTTAGATTCGGATCAGCCTGTTTTATACCACTGTACCGCAGGAAAAGACAGAACGGGAATTATAACGGCTTTGATTCTGACCATTTTAAAATTCGATAAAGAAACGATTTATAATGATTACCTTTTGTCTAACAATTACAGGGAAAAATTAGTGGATAAAAGGTTGAATCTGGCTAATAATCTCCACTTTTTCTATCCGAAAATGGATGTCAAAGTATTAGAAAAACTGAGCTGGGTAGAAACAGATTATCTGGATGCTGCCTTTAACGAAATTAATAAAGAATACGGCTCGATTGATAACTATATTCAAAAGGTTTTAGGAATTTCTGAAAATAAGCGACAAGAATATATTCAGAAGTTTACATATTAA